The Arcobacter sp. LA11 genome includes a region encoding these proteins:
- a CDS encoding DUF937 domain-containing protein, whose protein sequence is MNILNTILENGLDENILGAISNKTGIDTNSVQSLVSQLAPQLLNGAKQNLTSDNDSSDLINMISNTNLDEISQNPDAIDSMDNSNMLGQLFSSLNENESDITNALSAKSGIDTSSIASLLPMVAPLIMGALNKQTNLSSTDTSDTNSITSMLSDFIDQDNDGSVVDDLMGMAKKFF, encoded by the coding sequence ATGAATATTTTAAATACGATACTAGAAAATGGTTTAGATGAAAATATTTTAGGTGCTATTTCTAATAAAACAGGTATTGATACAAATTCTGTTCAATCTTTAGTTTCTCAATTAGCTCCACAATTATTAAATGGAGCTAAACAAAACTTAACAAGCGATAATGATTCATCAGATTTAATTAATATGATTTCAAATACAAACTTAGATGAAATTAGTCAAAATCCAGATGCTATAGATAGTATGGATAATTCAAATATGTTAGGTCAACTTTTTTCTTCATTAAATGAAAATGAAAGTGATATTACAAATGCACTTAGTGCAAAAAGTGGTATTGATACATCTTCAATCGCTTCTCTTTTACCAATGGTTGCACCTTTAATAATGGGAGCATTAAATAAACAAACAAATCTAAGTTCGACTGATACTTCAGATACAAATAGTATTACAAGTATGCTAAGTGATTTTATTGATCAAGATAATGATGGTTCAGTTGTAGATGATTTAATGGGAATGGCTAAAAAATTCTTCTAG
- the lysM gene encoding peptidoglycan-binding protein LysM, translating to MGFLSFAIDAGKKLLGLGNDEANVKSEIESNSSSMPIENLDVKVEGDKIILTGEADDEAKEKAALIAGNIKGIKSVEFDGITEDSEENYYEIKSGDNLSKISKKFYGNANLYNKIFEANREVIKDMNLIYPGQKIRIPKNG from the coding sequence ATGGGATTTTTATCATTTGCAATTGATGCAGGTAAAAAATTATTAGGTTTAGGTAATGATGAAGCTAATGTAAAAAGTGAAATCGAATCAAATAGTTCAAGTATGCCAATAGAAAACCTTGACGTAAAAGTTGAAGGTGACAAAATTATATTAACAGGAGAAGCAGATGACGAAGCAAAAGAAAAAGCTGCTTTAATTGCTGGAAATATAAAAGGAATCAAAAGTGTAGAATTTGACGGAATTACAGAAGATTCAGAAGAAAACTACTATGAAATAAAATCAGGAGATAACCTATCAAAAATTTCTAAAAAATTTTATGGAAATGCAAATTTATACAATAAAATTTTTGAAGCAAACAGAGAAGTTATCAAAGATATGAATTTAATCTATCCTGGACAAAAAATTAGAATTCCTAAAAATGGCTAG
- a CDS encoding CNNM domain-containing protein, which translates to MELLIILFIAVISISFLCSVLESIILSTNFTYISVLENKSPSTGKLLKKLKTDIDSSISSILILNTFANTLGATAIGVQAQNVFDGNKTLVMIVSIALTFAILFFAEIIPKTIGAVYWKELAPVAAKIIRFFVFITYPIILVTQFVTKKIKGNDSGDSLSREELIHSTLLSEEEGVIGDLESDIIENTLTLNEIKIKDILTPRSVMYAVEKKTAIKDILEDKRTYKFSRVPIYEETIDNIVGIVLTKKLFKQAVRDKSATMESIMTPVFTLNENIPVAKALNKFIQKKEHMFIVLDNYDQTEGLVTLEDCIETLLGLEIMDESDTTADMRRLALNKMKAKRKEKGSKEA; encoded by the coding sequence ATGGAACTTCTAATAATCCTATTTATAGCTGTAATCAGTATATCATTTTTATGTTCAGTATTAGAGTCTATTATTTTATCAACAAATTTCACTTATATATCTGTCTTAGAAAATAAAAGTCCAAGTACAGGAAAACTTTTAAAAAAACTTAAAACTGACATTGATAGTTCTATATCTTCAATTTTAATTTTAAATACTTTTGCAAATACTTTAGGTGCAACAGCAATTGGTGTTCAAGCACAAAACGTTTTTGATGGAAATAAAACATTAGTAATGATTGTATCTATTGCATTAACTTTTGCAATTTTATTTTTTGCAGAAATAATTCCAAAAACAATTGGTGCTGTATATTGGAAAGAATTAGCACCTGTAGCTGCTAAAATAATTCGTTTCTTTGTATTTATAACATATCCTATAATTTTAGTAACTCAATTTGTAACTAAAAAAATAAAAGGTAATGACAGTGGAGATTCTCTTTCAAGAGAAGAACTTATTCATTCTACATTATTGAGTGAAGAAGAAGGTGTAATTGGAGATTTAGAGTCTGATATTATTGAAAATACTTTAACACTTAATGAAATAAAAATAAAAGATATTTTAACTCCTAGATCTGTTATGTATGCAGTAGAAAAGAAAACTGCAATAAAAGATATCCTTGAAGATAAAAGAACTTATAAATTCTCAAGAGTTCCAATTTATGAAGAAACAATCGATAATATTGTAGGTATAGTACTTACAAAAAAACTTTTTAAACAAGCAGTTAGAGATAAAAGTGCAACTATGGAATCTATTATGACTCCGGTTTTCACATTAAATGAAAATATACCAGTTGCAAAAGCACTAAATAAATTTATCCAGAAAAAAGAACACATGTTTATTGTTTTAGATAATTATGACCAAACTGAAGGTTTAGTTACTCTAGAAGATTGTATTGAAACACTTTTAGGTCTTGAAATAATGGACGAATCTGACACTACAGCTGATATGAGAAGATTAGCTCTTAATAAAATGAAAGCAAAAAGAAAAGAAAAAGGTAGTAAAGAAGCTTAA
- a CDS encoding YegP family protein, whose amino-acid sequence MTINLRKSDAKEPFTFVFVNAEGKTIVKSENYAQKASAKNGIESVKKNCQDDDRYELKESSNGKPFFNIKSTNGQIVGTSALFADEAERSAAIAELKADSAEAEVSE is encoded by the coding sequence ATGACAATTAACTTAAGAAAAAGTGACGCTAAAGAGCCATTTACATTCGTATTTGTAAATGCTGAAGGTAAAACAATTGTAAAAAGTGAAAACTATGCTCAAAAAGCTAGTGCAAAAAATGGAATTGAATCTGTAAAGAAAAATTGTCAAGATGATGATAGATATGAATTAAAAGAATCATCAAATGGAAAACCTTTCTTCAACATTAAATCAACTAATGGTCAAATTGTTGGAACAAGTGCATTATTTGCAGATGAAGCAGAAAGAAGTGCAGCTATTGCAGAACTTAAAGCTGATAGTGCAGAGGCAGAAGTTTCTGAATAA